From the Chryseobacterium sp. G0201 genome, the window TTTAAAATTATTACCTTTATTTAAAAGTCTCACGGATTTTTAATATTAATATCTAATTATATTATGAAAAATTTTATCTTAGGGTTAGCAGTTTTAAGCACAGTTTCAATGAAGGCACAAACCCAGATTATCGCACACAGAGGTTATTGGCAGACGCAACCTCCGACAACGGAAAATTCAATTAAATCATTAGAAAATGCCCAGAATTTAAAAATTTATGGAGCTGAGTTTGATGTAAGAATGACAAAAGACGGTGTTTTGGTCATCAATCACGATGAGCATCACGGAAAAATGGAAATTTCTGAAACCTCTTTCAAGGAATTGGAAAAGCTGAAATTATCAAACGGTGAAAATTTTCCTACGTTAAAAGATTATTTAAAACAGGGGAAAAAAGACAAGTCGTTGAAGCTTATCGTTGAGATCAAACCAGACAAAACGAAGGAAAAAGAAGATGAATTGACCGCGAAAACCATCAAAATGATTAAAGACATGAAGTTGGAGTCTCAAAGTGAATTTATTTCTTTCAGCTTAAATATCTGCAAGGAAATCAAAAAATTGGCACCTACATTCAAAGTTCAATATCTGAAGGGAGAATTATCTCCTCAGGAGATCAAAAATGAAGGTTTGGATGGGCTAGATTATCATTACAGTATTTTCCAGAAAAACCCAACCTGGATCTCTGAAGCTAAGGCATTAGGTTTAGTTACAAATGTTTGGACGGTGAATGATGTTGCTATTTCAGACGAATTAAAAGCTCAGGGAGTAAATTTTATTACTACCAATATTCCTGATCAATTGAAAAAATAACTTTTGTAAATTTTTAGGTTAAATGTTAAGCTAAACTTCTTTAAAAAAGGAAAACTTTACTTTTAATCACTAAATACATAAGCTTGTCTCTGTTTTGAGGCAGGCTTATTTTGTTTTTAAATTAATTTAAATAAACTCTAAATGCTTGTAAATTACTTTTAATAAAGAAAAATACTATTTTATCAAAAAAGGACAATAAAGATAAATGAATGTGTTATGTTATTCATATTAAAAATGCTTAATTAGCTTAACCATCTGTTAACCAATAGGCTGTAGTTTTTTGTTAATAATCGCTTAATATTTCGTTTAATAATTATTTAATAAATGTTAAAGTCTTGTTAAGACCGTAGTCGTAATGTCGTTCTAATTTTGCGCAAACAAAAAACGATATGCGTAGAGAGACACAAAAGTTATTGATTTTGTCATTGCTGGGACTCGTCAGTGTCAATCTGGCGGCTCAGGAGAAAGCTAAAAGAGACACTATTAAAAATATTGATGAGGTTGTGGTAACAGCTTTAGGTATCAAAAGACAGGACAGATCTTTGGGATATGTTGCCGAAACCATCAAGTCTGAAGAATTACTGAGAACCCAGAATAATAACTGGTCGCAAGCACTGGAAGGGAAAGTAGCCGGTCTGAAAATTCAGACAGCAGGAGCCGGACCTTTGGGAAGTTCTACCATCAAATTACGTGGCGATATTTCCATGAATGCCAATGAGAATAATGCTCTTATCGTTATCGACGGCGTTCCGATGAATAATAATACAACAGGAACAGGTTTTTCAGCTTATGGAGCAGGTTCTAAAGCAGATTTACCGATCGACTACGGAAACGGAATCAATACAGTGAATCCTGATGATATTGAATCTATTACCGTATTGAAAGGTTCTACAGCATCCGCTTTATATGGCTCAAGAGGAGCAGGTGGAGCGATTATGATCACCACAAAATCCGGAAAAAGCAAAAACGGAAAAGTACAGGTTTCTCTCAATTCTTATTCAAGCTATGATTCAGTGCTGAAATGGCCGGATTATCAATACGAATACGGTCAGGGAACCATGCAGAAAGACACCAACGGAAACTATTTTTATTCTTATCAGGTTTCGCCAGATGGGCTTAACACAGGAGGAACGAGTAGTGCTTTCGGACCGAAATTCGCAGGACAGTATTTTTTCCAATATGACCCTACAACGGAAGGTCAAAGTGCAACAAGACAATTGTGGCAGCCTTACAAAGACAATATCAAAGGTTTCTGGAAGACAGGAACAACTTTCTCAAACAATATCGCCATAGAATCTTCGAATGAAAATACATCTTTCAGATCATCTTTAACGTATTTAAAGAATGAATGGATGATGCCGAACACAGGCTTTGATAGATTTAATGCAGCTTTTTCAGTTGATCATAAATTAAATGAAAAATTAAAAATAGGGATTAAATTAAATTATAATAAAACAAAGAGTGACAACTTGCCAGCAACAGGTTACAGCAACCAGTCGATCTCTTATTTCATGATCTTCCAAAATCCGAATGTTGATCTTTCTTGGTATGCACCGATCTGGAAATCAGGGAAAGAGCAGGTTGATCAGGTTCACCCGTTCAGTTCGTTTATTGATAATCCTTATCTGATCGCTTACGAAATGTTGAATGGTGTTGATAAAAATTTCATTACAGGAAATGTAAATCTTAATTATAAAATTACTAAAAACTTTGAAGTGTTGGTGAGATCCGGAATGGAATTAACCAACGAATTACGTACTCAAAAAAGACCTTATAGTTCAGCCAACTATCTTCAGGGGATGTACAGAGAACAGCACATCAGGTTAATGGATTTAAATAACGATGTCTTATTTACGTATAAAAATAAATTTAAAGACTTCGATTTCAGTGCGTCAGTTGGAGGAAATATTCGTTATACGGAATACATGATGAATGATTATCTGGCAGACGGACTTCTGAAACCGGGAGTTTATACAATGCCCAACGGGATCTCAAACATCAACAAATTTGCAAGACCCAATGATAAGCAGGTCAACAGTACGTATGCTTTGGCGACTTTAGGTTACAAAAATAAGGCATTTTTAGATCTTACTGCGAGAAATGACTGGAGCAGCACGCTTCCACAAGAGAACCGTTCTTATTTCTATCCATCGGTTTCAACGTCGTTCATTCTTTCAGATATTTTCAAGTTTACGTCTGAAAAATTTAATTATTGGAAATTAAGAGCTTCCTGGTCTACAGTGGGTAACGACACAGATCCTTATATGTTGATAAAATATTATAATAACAGTGATTTCGCAGGTTCTGTAGAGTCGTCGCCACTATATCCTAATCCTAATCTGAAACCTAACATGATTACAAACATGGAAGGAGGTATGGATTTTAGTTTCTTTAAAAACAGAATTAATTACAGCATAACAGCTTATCAAAACAATTCTAAAGATCAGATTGTAAGAATTCCAACATTGTGGGAAACAGGCTACAGCAATAGAGTAATTAATGCTGGAGAAATTAGAAACAGAGGGTTGGAAATGACTTTAAATACCTATCCTGTCAGAAATAAAAATTTCTCTTGGAGTGTAAACGCCAACTGGTCGATGAACAGAAACAAAATTCTTTCTCTTCCTGAAGAGTTCCACGGTGAGCCATATACAATGGGAAGTGTGGGTGGAGTAGTTTATTACAATGCGGTTGTAGGTGGCTCATTGGGTGATATGTATGGTTACGGATTGATGTATTCTCCTGACGGACAGGTGATTTTCAATGCGAGCGATGGCTTAACAGCAAAACCTACTCAGATGAAGAAGATCGGAAACGCATATCCGAAATGGAGGGCAGGTCTTCAGAACGAATTCAGATATAAAAATATTACTCTAAGTTTCTCAATTGATGGTCAGTACAAAGGTATGGCATATTCGCAATCTCACCACAAAATGACCGAACAGGGTAAACTTGAACATACTTTGGTAGGAAGAGATAATCCTGGAGGTTTGATCGTCGGAGACGGTGTTATACAAAACCC encodes:
- a CDS encoding glycerophosphodiester phosphodiesterase family protein; the protein is MKNFILGLAVLSTVSMKAQTQIIAHRGYWQTQPPTTENSIKSLENAQNLKIYGAEFDVRMTKDGVLVINHDEHHGKMEISETSFKELEKLKLSNGENFPTLKDYLKQGKKDKSLKLIVEIKPDKTKEKEDELTAKTIKMIKDMKLESQSEFISFSLNICKEIKKLAPTFKVQYLKGELSPQEIKNEGLDGLDYHYSIFQKNPTWISEAKALGLVTNVWTVNDVAISDELKAQGVNFITTNIPDQLKK
- a CDS encoding SusC/RagA family TonB-linked outer membrane protein, which produces MRRETQKLLILSLLGLVSVNLAAQEKAKRDTIKNIDEVVVTALGIKRQDRSLGYVAETIKSEELLRTQNNNWSQALEGKVAGLKIQTAGAGPLGSSTIKLRGDISMNANENNALIVIDGVPMNNNTTGTGFSAYGAGSKADLPIDYGNGINTVNPDDIESITVLKGSTASALYGSRGAGGAIMITTKSGKSKNGKVQVSLNSYSSYDSVLKWPDYQYEYGQGTMQKDTNGNYFYSYQVSPDGLNTGGTSSAFGPKFAGQYFFQYDPTTEGQSATRQLWQPYKDNIKGFWKTGTTFSNNIAIESSNENTSFRSSLTYLKNEWMMPNTGFDRFNAAFSVDHKLNEKLKIGIKLNYNKTKSDNLPATGYSNQSISYFMIFQNPNVDLSWYAPIWKSGKEQVDQVHPFSSFIDNPYLIAYEMLNGVDKNFITGNVNLNYKITKNFEVLVRSGMELTNELRTQKRPYSSANYLQGMYREQHIRLMDLNNDVLFTYKNKFKDFDFSASVGGNIRYTEYMMNDYLADGLLKPGVYTMPNGISNINKFARPNDKQVNSTYALATLGYKNKAFLDLTARNDWSSTLPQENRSYFYPSVSTSFILSDIFKFTSEKFNYWKLRASWSTVGNDTDPYMLIKYYNNSDFAGSVESSPLYPNPNLKPNMITNMEGGMDFSFFKNRINYSITAYQNNSKDQIVRIPTLWETGYSNRVINAGEIRNRGLEMTLNTYPVRNKNFSWSVNANWSMNRNKILSLPEEFHGEPYTMGSVGGVVYYNAVVGGSLGDMYGYGLMYSPDGQVIFNASDGLTAKPTQMKKIGNAYPKWRAGLQNEFRYKNITLSFSIDGQYKGMAYSQSHHKMTEQGKLEHTLVGRDNPGGLIVGDGVIQNPDGSFSPNTKGVLVSAYYADYYRRANVETNTFDTSFIKLRDARISYSFPKSVTEQLKITDLTLALFGRNLWMWTKFPLFDPEAATLNDNQITPGVEMGQLPTARTVGIQLNVKF